The proteins below are encoded in one region of Dioscorea cayenensis subsp. rotundata cultivar TDr96_F1 chromosome 18, TDr96_F1_v2_PseudoChromosome.rev07_lg8_w22 25.fasta, whole genome shotgun sequence:
- the LOC120281939 gene encoding protein indeterminate-domain 14-like isoform X1, translating into MYFSSPSPATASPLSGNPKKKRRPAGTPDPDAEVVALSPKTLLESDRYICEICGQGFQRDQNLQMHRRRHKVPWKLVKKDATESSGGGSSGSEVRKRVYVCPESSCLHHDPAHALGDLVGIKKHFRRKHSAHKQWVCARCGKGYAVQSDYKAHLKTCGTRGHTCDCGRVFSRVESFIEHQDACMANQACNQRPSECIELQLLPTCNNTNNILISSSTPSCYEEEEIATNLKLSIGPEPRGMDEEAKVEKVMADQARENAKRSMQMAEFEFNNAKRIRQRAQAELEQALALRQQAFNQINVSMLEITCHACKKRFSSDETSPTAVSYISSVVTEGEGENDNQNHEP; encoded by the exons ATGTacttctcttctccatctccggCCACTGCATCACCTCTGTCCGGCAACCCAAAGAAAAAGCGCCGGCCAGCAGGAACTCCAG ATCCTGATGCAGAGGTTGTAGCTCTATCGCCCAAAACTCTATTAGAGTCAGATAGATACATCTGCGAGATATGTGGACAGGGCTTTCAACGTGACCAGAACCTACAAATGCATAGAAGACGGCACAAGGTGCCATGGAAACTAGTTAAGAAAGATGCTACTGAGAGCAGTGGAGGTGGTAGTAGCGGAAGTGAGGTGCGCAAGAGAGTGTATGTGTGTCCGGAGAGCAGTTGTTTACATCATGATCCTGCGCATGCTCTCGGTGATTTGGTCGGCATTAAGAAGCACTTCAGACGCAAACACAGTGCGCACAAACAGTGGGTGTGCGCGCGCTGCGGTAAGGGCTATGCTGTTCAGTCTGACTACAAAGCTCATCTGAAGACTTGCGGCACTCGTGGGCATACTTGTGATTGTGGCCGTGTTTTCTCCAG AGTGGAGAGTTTTATTGAGCATCAAGATGCATGCATGGCTAATCAAGCATGTAATCAAAGACCATCTGAATGCATTGAGTTGCAGCTGCTACCGACATGCAATAACACCAACAACATCTTGATCTCTTCTTCTACACCATCATGTTATGAAGAGGAGGAGATTGCTACTAACTTAAAGCTCTCAATTGGTCCAGAACCAAGAGGGATGGATGAGGAAGCAAAGGTGGAGAAAGTAATGGCTGATCAAGCGAGAGAGAATGCCAAAAGATCAATGCAAATGGCTGAGTTTGAGTTCAACAATGCTAAGAGAATCAGACAAAGAGCACAGGCTGAACTAGAGCAAGCTCTAGCACTTAGACAACAAGCTTTCAATCAGATCAATGTTTCTATGCTTGAGATCACTTGTCATGCTTGCAAGAAAAGGTTTAGCTCTGATGAGACTTCACCAACAGCGGTGAGCTATATATCCTCTGTTGTCACTGAAGGTGAAGGTGAGAATGATAACCAAAACCATGAGCCATAA
- the LOC120281939 gene encoding protein indeterminate-domain 14-like isoform X2, with protein MYFSSPSPATASPLSGNPKKKRRPAGTPEVVALSPKTLLESDRYICEICGQGFQRDQNLQMHRRRHKVPWKLVKKDATESSGGGSSGSEVRKRVYVCPESSCLHHDPAHALGDLVGIKKHFRRKHSAHKQWVCARCGKGYAVQSDYKAHLKTCGTRGHTCDCGRVFSRVESFIEHQDACMANQACNQRPSECIELQLLPTCNNTNNILISSSTPSCYEEEEIATNLKLSIGPEPRGMDEEAKVEKVMADQARENAKRSMQMAEFEFNNAKRIRQRAQAELEQALALRQQAFNQINVSMLEITCHACKKRFSSDETSPTAVSYISSVVTEGEGENDNQNHEP; from the exons ATGTacttctcttctccatctccggCCACTGCATCACCTCTGTCCGGCAACCCAAAGAAAAAGCGCCGGCCAGCAGGAACTCCAG AGGTTGTAGCTCTATCGCCCAAAACTCTATTAGAGTCAGATAGATACATCTGCGAGATATGTGGACAGGGCTTTCAACGTGACCAGAACCTACAAATGCATAGAAGACGGCACAAGGTGCCATGGAAACTAGTTAAGAAAGATGCTACTGAGAGCAGTGGAGGTGGTAGTAGCGGAAGTGAGGTGCGCAAGAGAGTGTATGTGTGTCCGGAGAGCAGTTGTTTACATCATGATCCTGCGCATGCTCTCGGTGATTTGGTCGGCATTAAGAAGCACTTCAGACGCAAACACAGTGCGCACAAACAGTGGGTGTGCGCGCGCTGCGGTAAGGGCTATGCTGTTCAGTCTGACTACAAAGCTCATCTGAAGACTTGCGGCACTCGTGGGCATACTTGTGATTGTGGCCGTGTTTTCTCCAG AGTGGAGAGTTTTATTGAGCATCAAGATGCATGCATGGCTAATCAAGCATGTAATCAAAGACCATCTGAATGCATTGAGTTGCAGCTGCTACCGACATGCAATAACACCAACAACATCTTGATCTCTTCTTCTACACCATCATGTTATGAAGAGGAGGAGATTGCTACTAACTTAAAGCTCTCAATTGGTCCAGAACCAAGAGGGATGGATGAGGAAGCAAAGGTGGAGAAAGTAATGGCTGATCAAGCGAGAGAGAATGCCAAAAGATCAATGCAAATGGCTGAGTTTGAGTTCAACAATGCTAAGAGAATCAGACAAAGAGCACAGGCTGAACTAGAGCAAGCTCTAGCACTTAGACAACAAGCTTTCAATCAGATCAATGTTTCTATGCTTGAGATCACTTGTCATGCTTGCAAGAAAAGGTTTAGCTCTGATGAGACTTCACCAACAGCGGTGAGCTATATATCCTCTGTTGTCACTGAAGGTGAAGGTGAGAATGATAACCAAAACCATGAGCCATAA